One region of Glycine max cultivar Williams 82 chromosome 9, Glycine_max_v4.0, whole genome shotgun sequence genomic DNA includes:
- the LOC102663636 gene encoding uncharacterized protein: MYRPFMTCDDPKGVVECGAIRKYRTSSQKMKEKTKNRRPAETSLANKQDKEEKVSKGSTERSFDPSSLQLMEVSRGAQRLNNMIHSWSRGLRYDERSEDIAKDLLKGALDLQESLLMLRKVQEASQHMASLKRRQNEKSERGRFDAKVIDGTAHCDHFGEQSYPMRFQRRWPSADGSSSSCNEELKKVIKESLVRQNLFTTTEGLDSASTFRSTNSSQSSVAWNDRLSDSSFSPTTSRRERGSNLVAKLMGLEEASSRSFPAVIQKQLESPMILNQKRPVFDIDMPKVRKNVETVNLEHKMTLKEILETTHFNGVLKSPVREPKVQVHHSIDPHYKHFGDLPPIVLMKPRCTPYRECAKSYEHVVPPEELSLRNLKAKFLPSKVFQHREGSTTNMGKKMEEYVSKRLAKEERANLLREGVELKEKEIKPVENEKAPGGKLKPQSHVSQKSQVNETVDKKAKVKTITSRKLSEKEVSKPKQQQQQQSLIPLGEVPKPKVVKKSQDKGEISSTSTKLRKPQSGSRIDKNEIPSRKSTASNSNTISKPKSKKNSNTNSKEQKKNQMKKQRPAVAEPEAAKPVDEQLRAEEANSLDVSCKDDCPEIRIITTTTYDLSVEHEEVDAYANKIREICELSQSSSSDDILMLKSEHENDAIPAEEAHSITNISFSETDREPDKDSSELKYLLLTSQSFIEHAEELLNLDVDCPKILPRSETKEIANLKLYLDCANELTERKSLQGTQAVHPFLLTCAGHSRYHISLGRLVDEVYSAIEHLTSYSEKLASDNIYAMMERDIKSNNGLINGIWNWGWRHGFSADEAEQVVNEVENLVLGELIEEVIVNL, from the exons ATGTATAGACCATTCATGACATGTGATGATCCAAAGGGGGTTGTTGAGTGTGGGGCAATAAGGAAATACAGGACCAGTTCTcagaaaatgaaggaaaagacaaaaaataggAGGCCGGCCGAGACGTCCTTggcaaacaaacaagacaaagaagagaaggtttCAAAAGGATccacagaaaggtcttttgatcCATCATCGTTGCAGCTCATGGAGGTATCCAGAGGGGCTCAAAGGTTGAACAACATGATTCATTCATGGTCTAGGGGTCTTAGGTATGATGAAAGGTCTGAAGATATAGCAAAAGATTTGCTAAAAGGGGCTCTTGACCTGCAAGAGTCTCTACTAATGCTTCGCAAGGTGCAAGAGGCTTCACAACACATGGCTAGTTTGAAAAGAAGACAAAATGAGAAATCTGAAAGAGGCAGATTTGATGCAAAGGTGATTGATGGAACTGCACATTGTGATCATTTTGGTGAACAGAGTTATCCAATGAGGTTCCAAAGACGTTGGCCTTCAGCTGATGGTTCTTCAAGTAGTTGCAACGAGGAGCTTAAGAAAGTGATTAAAGAGAGCCTGGTTAGGCAAAATTTGTTCACAACCACTGAAGGGTTGGATTCAGCATCCACATTCCGCTCTACAAACTCAAGCCAGTCTTCTGTGGCTTGGAATGATAGGCTTTCTGATTCTTCTTTCTCACCAACAACTTCAAGGAGAGAAAGAGGATCCAATCTGGTTGCCAAGCTGATGGGTTTGGAAGAAGCCTCTTCAAGATCATTTCCAGCTGTTATACAGAAACAGTTGGAGAGTCCAATGATTCTGAATCAGAAGAGGCCTGTATTTGACATAGATATGCCTAAGGTAAGAAAAAATGTTGAGACGGTTAATCTAGAACATAAGATGACCTTGAAGGAGATTCTTGAGACTACTCATTTCAATGGAGTTTTAAAGAGTCCTGTCAGAGAGCCTAAGGTTCAGGTCCATCATTCCATTGATCCACATTACAAACATTTTGGCGATTTACCTCCCATTGTACTTATGAAACCTCGGTGTACTCCATATCGAGAATGTgcaaaaagttatgagcatGTTGTTCCTCCAGAAGAGTTATCCCTTAGAAATCTAAAAGCAAAATTTCTCCCTTCCAAAGTATTCCAACACAGAGAAGGCTCAACCACCAACATgggaaagaaaatggaagaataTGTATCCAAAAGGCTTGCCAAAGAGGAAAGAGCTAACCTCCTCAGAGAGGGTGTGGAgctgaaggaaaaagaaatcaagCCTGTTGAAAATGAGAAGGCTCCAGGAGGTAAGTTAAAACCGCAAAGTCATGTCAGTCAGAAATCACAGGTAAATGAAACCGTTGATAAAAAAGCTAAGGTAAAGACCATTACAAGTAGAAAGCTATCAGAAAAGGAGGTTTCAAAacccaaacaacaacaacaacaacaaagccttatcccactaggtgaggtTCCAAAACCCAAAGTTGTGAAGAAATCTCAAGATAAAGGAGAAATTAGCTCAACAAGTACAAAGTTGAGGAAACCACAAAGTGGGTCCAGAATTGACAAAAATGAGATTCCCAGCAGAAAGAGCACTGCTTCAAATTCAAACACCATCTCAAaaccaaagagtaaaaaaaacagtAATACCAATTCCAAGGAGCAGAAAAAGAATCAGATGAAGAAGCAAAGGCCCGCCGTTGCGGAGCCTGAAGCAGCTAAACCAGTT GATGAACAGTTAAGAGCAGAAGAAGCAAATAGTCTTGATGTTTCTTGTAAAGATGATTGCCCTGAGATTAGAATAATCACTACAACAACATATGATCTTTCGGTGGAGCATGAAGAAGTAGATGCATATGCAAATAAGATTAGAG AAATTTGTGAGCTAAGCCAGAGTTCTTCAAGTGATGATATTTTGATGCTTAAGTCTGAACATGAAAATGATGCTATCCCTGCTGAGGAAGCTCATAGCATCACCAATATCAGTTTCAGTGAAACTGATCGTGAGCCCGACAAAGACAGTTCTGAGCTGAAATATTTGCTTCTAACTAGTCAATCATTTATTGAACATGCAGAGGAGCTCCTCAATCTTGATGTTGACTGTCCCAAGATCCTACCAAGAAGTGAAACTAAGGAAATAGCCAATCTCAAACTTTATTTAGATTGTGCAAATGAACTCACTGAGCGAAAAAGCCTTCAGGGGACACAAGCAGTTCACCCTTTTTTGCTAACTTGTGCAGGTCATTCAAGATATCACATCTCTTTAGGGAGGTTGGTTGATGAAGTCTATAGTGCCATTGAGCATCTAACATCTTACAGTGAAAAACTAGCTTCAGATAATATCTATGCAATGATGGAGAGAGATATAAAGAGCAACAATGGACTGATAAATGGAATATGGAACTGGGGTTGGAGGCATGGATTTTCTGCAGATGAAGCTGAGCAAGTTGTCAATGAAGTAGAGAACCTAGTTTTAGGTGAATTGATTGAGGAGGTAATTGTAAATTTATGA
- the LOC100799130 gene encoding AUGMIN subunit 1 → MSGGEKEAMAEVKEWLAKTFEGAGKSVPEFEYTPRSVKHLNHLMTLSKAKDEAARLVARDFRLKSSEYRSQAARIREILENLGLAQESLPSNVVTSAQVLANVANLLNIRDTEMSSFLVAMGDISLRKTEVEEKRAEVNKESKLLLDYTRKAIARLTYLKRTLAQLEDEVAPCEAQKESWETNLQVMAAKERQYNQQCDNYKRMLDRSGYNPEVSHGILVEMAEHRKELEKKTKPILDTLRSYQDLPPDKALAALAIEDKKRQYADAEKYLEDVLQSALASSE, encoded by the exons ATGAGTGGCGGTGAGAAAGAGGCTATGGCAGAAGTGAAGGAGTGGCTGGCGAAGACGTTCGAAGGCGCGGGTAAATCCGTTCCTGAATTCGAATACACGCCGCGCAGCGTCAAACATTTGAACCATCTCATGACTCTCTCCAAAGCCAAAGACGAAGCCGCGCGCCTCGTCGCTCGCGATTTCCGCCTCAAGTCCTCCGAGTACCGATCCCaag CTGCGAGGATTAGGGAGATTTTGGAGAATCTGGGATTGGCGCAGGAGAGCTTGCCCTCCAATGTGGTTACATCGGCACAAGTTCTTGCGAATGTCGCCAACTTGTTGAATATAAGAGATACTGAAATGAGTAG CTTTCTTGTAGCAATGGGTGATATTTCCTTGAGGAAGACTGAAGTTGAGGAAAAAAGGGCTGAAGTGAACAAGGAATCCAAGCTTCTACTTGATTACACCAGAAAGGCCATAGCCAGGCTAACCTATTTAAAAAG AACACTTGCTCAGTTAGAAGACGAGGTTGCCCCATGTGAGGCTCAGAAGGAAAGCTGGGAGACAAACTTACAAGTAATGGCTGCAAAAGAAAGACAGTACAACCAGCAATGTGACAACTACAAG AGAATGCTGGATCGTTCAGGTTATAATCCAGAGGTTAGCCATGGGATTTTGGTTGAAATGGCCGAGCATAGAAAGGAGCTAGAGAAGAAAACTAAGCCCATCCTTGATACTCTGAGGAGTTACCAAGATTTGCCTCCG GATAAAGCTTTGGCTGCCTTAGCAATTGAGGATAAGAAAAGGCAGTATGCCGATGCTGAGAAGTATCTTGAAGATGTATTGCAGTCAGCTCTTGCTAGTTCTGAGTGA